From Toxorhynchites rutilus septentrionalis strain SRP chromosome 2, ASM2978413v1, whole genome shotgun sequence, a single genomic window includes:
- the LOC129771601 gene encoding fas-binding factor 1, which produces MNFDLDDPLDGLLSDGSNDSLFGNETAKKPQQPTTTATTTKPETKQMKMEDLFGIKTDASAVKTAKPPAISPGEKEAPTSLDFSKPSVSAQPSSLSSFQTKKTSTPVKKVEPSQKKEITFDDSDVLSDLGFDPKKPKSKTNILDDILGTTIITSSKDMNTKQNKAKQSLAVGKEETAGSKTISRQSTETSENLQTESTIMGGYAPSGSGPRRGSRRKSSTAINDPLGLFSAQAEPKNEPKTVKKGADWLGLNEDSISNDPEPVPVPRVVQEIIKPPEVSKPLTPVIELSPRSDIHLPKSAPPPQAVSVPLKTLLKPDIATAAQTMELLHTETQNALNTMQQQEFHLMVANQMKHQEQALFEMQRKQQAVLQRQESQFNELLQKQIQRHNYLEEVMAKQQERINTNIQVMMTQPPQIFQHLHEPDTPWEPSESRKKHANNEEEMLNTVELKSDLKRLELEKLRLEDLVSNITANHEQEVTLLEQSYRKQMAFLEESLKIMETRMKLENKNLEDFYKDKLQSLEAEKQRLLDEHAKQTQEMEESHRKTIEKLRISYEESVRSLKAEHVEMINNIRESKMLEFSVLQDNQSYMSMLKNASNYLESASGDIQQLRDTLQEQIEFSQKEKEIQLKAREKQLEDQQRILERTKVAAETEKVRLLNLVEMLEGKLTDLSKTSSEEHWNYQQKLAKLDSEKQSLDKEKEHARERILREEKRIEELKQSQLEEHNVLRQKIENEKQLLLEEKAKLETLSKIQRKDSTEISRAEIEAAIKVAEDAAHQSDLERERLIELQRQFEIKKRAIINQGSVLRAKADALDNATSEAKMKELNAENAFKSVKRAEQNLQLKLQLIQKQFREISEREDRLSRDKIELSKERLELQAVRKRLQTTRCSLCKIGERTQEMGEYLTTVTNSEPVADDRKLEANFFELQHRESGGRLDNFFDSDIEKQLQSFLERNRVDDVTLNMLPNIAENEDGTIDTDLLLLKFDVLKSQSSIDNN; this is translated from the exons ATGAACTTCGACTTGGATGATCCATTGGATGGCCTCCTGAGCGATGGCAGCAACGATAGTCTGTTCGGCAATGAAACCGCCAAAAAGCCACAACAGCCAACAACGACGGCGACGACAACCAAGCCTGAAACCAAGCAGATGAAAATGGAGGATCTTTTCGGTATCAAAACAGATGCGTCTGCTGTGAAAACCGCTAAACCTCCAGCTATTTCTCCCGGTGAAAAGGAAGCTCCTACTTCTTTGGATTTTTCGAAGCCCTCAGTTTCTGCTCAACCATCCAGTTTGAGCAGCTTTCAGACAAAGAAAACGAGTACACCTGTTAAAAAAGTGGAACCGAGCCAGAAAAAGGAGATTACGTTTGACGATAGCGATGTGCTATCGGATTTAGGATTCGACCCGAAAAAGCCCAAGtctaaaacaaatattttggaTGATATTCTAGGGACGACAATAATAACTTCCAGCAAGGATATGAATACGAAGCAAAATAAAGCAAAACAGTCTCTAGCGGTCGGGAAAGAGGAAACCGCAGGAAGCAAAACTATTTCTAGACAGTCCACGGAAACATCTGAGAATCTACAAACTGAAAGCACAATTATGGGTGGTTACGCCCCCAGCGGCTCCGGTCCCCGTCGGGGTAGTCGTCGGAAATCTTCAACGGCAATAAATGATCCACTTGGACTGTTCTCAGCACAAGCCGAGCCAAAGAACGAACCGAAGACTGTGAAAAAAGGTGCCGATTGGTTGGGTCTGAATGAGGACAGTATCTCAAATGATCCCGAGCCTGTACCGGTTCCACGtgttgtacaggaaattataaAACCTCCGGAGGTTTCCAAACCTCTTACCCCTGTGATTGAGCTATCGCCAAGATCTGACATTCATCTGCCAAAGTCAGCTCCCCCACCGCAAGCTGTGTCTGTTCCGTTGAAAACATTGCTCAAACCTGACATCGCAACTGCTGCTCAAACCATGGAACTTCTGCACACGGAAACCCAGAACGCACTGAACACAATGCAACAACAAGAATTCCATCTGATGGTCGCGAATCAAATGAAGCACCAAGAGCAGGCACTTTTCGAGATGCAACGGAAGCAGCAGGCGGTCCTCCAGCGACAGGAATCACAATTCAATGAACTGTTGCAAAAACAAATTCAGCGACACAATTATTTGGAAGAAGTGATGGCTAAACAGCAAGAACGCATtaatacaaacatacaagtgATGATGACACAACCCCCGCAAATCTTCCAGCATCTCCATGAGCCGGACACTCCCTGGGAACCTTCTGaatcaagaaaaaaacacgCCAATAACGAGGAGGAAATGCTGAATACTGTCGAACTGAAGTCTGATCTTAAACGACTTGAGCTGGAGAAGCTCCGGCTGGAAGACTTAGTTTCGAACATCACAGCCAATCACGAGCAGGAAGTCACATTGCTGGAGCAGAGCTACAGAAAGCAGATGGCTTTTCTGGAGGAGAGCTTGAAAATCATGGAAACGCGAATGAAACTTGAGAATAAAAACCTGGAAGATTTTTATAAAGATAAGTTGCAAAGTCTGGAGGCCGAAAAGCAACGTTTGCTAGACGAACACGCTAAACAGACGCAGGAAATGGAGGAAAGTCACCGGAAGACAATTGAAAAGCTTAGAATCAGCTACGAAGAAAGTGTGAGAAGCTTGAAAGCCGAACACGTGGAAATGATAAACAATATTAGGGAATCGAAAATGTTAGAATTTTCCGTCCTTCAAGATAACCAATCCTACATGTCGATGCTGAAGAACGCTTCCAACTATTTGGAGAGTGCTTCCGGGGACATTCAACAGCTGAGAGATACGCTTCAGGAGCAGATAGAGTTTTCACAGAAAGAGAAGGAAATTCAGCTAAAGGCAAGAGAAAAGCAACTCGAAGATCAGCAGCGGATCCTGGAGCGCACCAAAGTGGCAGCAGAAACAGAAAAGGTTCGATTGTTGAACCTGGTGGAAATGTTGGAAGGGAAGCTGACCGATTTATCGAAG ACTTCCTCCGAAGAGCATTGGAACTACCAGCAGAAACTGGCCAAATTAGACTCCGAGAAGCAGAGTCTTGACAAGGAGAAGGAACACGCCCGGGAACGAATTCTACGCGAAGAAAAGCGAATCGAGGAATTGAAACAATCGCAGCTGGAAGAACACAACGTATTGCGGCAGAAGATCGAGAACGAGAAACAGCTCCTGCTGGAAGAGAAAGCCAAGTTGGAAACATTGTCAAAAATTCAGAGGAAAGATTCGACCGAAATTTCTCGGGCAGAAATCGAAGCAGCCATCAAAGTAGCGGAAGATGCAGCTCATCAGTCGGATTTGGAACGGGAGCGATTGATTGAGTTACAGCGTCAATTTGAGATCAAAAAACGAGCAATAATCAATCAGGGAAGCGTACTCCGTGCAAAAGCCGATGCGCTGGACAATGCCACCAGCGAGGCCAAGATGAAGGAACTGAATGCCGAGAATGCTTTCAAGAGTGTAAAAAGAGCAGAGCAAAATTTACAACTAAAGCTGCAACTCATACAGAAGCAGTTTAGGGAAATTTCCGAGCGGGAAGATCGACTCTCAAGAGACAAGATTGAGCTGAGCAAGGAACGGCTGGAGCTGCAAGCCGTGAGAAAGCGACTTCAGACGACTCGATGCAGTTTGTGCAAAATCGGTGAGCGAACGCAAGAAATGGGAGAATATCTGACCACCGTGACCAATTCGGAGCCGGTAGCTGACGATCGCAAACTTGAAGCGAATTTCTTTGAGCTGCAGCATCGAGAGAGCGGTGGTCGACTCGACAACTTCTTCGACAGCGATATTGAG